The following coding sequences lie in one Apium graveolens cultivar Ventura chromosome 3, ASM990537v1, whole genome shotgun sequence genomic window:
- the LOC141712371 gene encoding ribonucleoside-diphosphate reductase large subunit-like, with product MFVVKRDGRQEPVHFDKITARLKKLSYGLSFDHCDPVLVSQKVCAGVYKGVTTSQLDELAAETAAAMTANHPDYASLAARIVVSNLHKNTKKSFSETIKDMYDHVSQRSGQKAPLVADDVFEIIMKNAARLDSEIIYDRDFDYDYFGFKTLERSYLLKMQGKVVERPQHMLMRVAVGIHKDDIDSAIKTYHLMSQRWFTHASPTLFNAGTPRPQLSSCFLICLKDDSIEGIYETLKECAVISKSAGGIGVSIHNIRATGSYIRGTNGTSNGIVPMLRVFNDTARYVDQGGGKRKGAFAAYLEPWHADIYEFLDLRKNHGKEEHRARDLFYALWIPDLFMERVQTNGEWSLFCPNEAPGLADCWGQEFENLYTQYEREGKAKKVVQAQTLWFEVLKSQIETGTPYMLFKDTCNRKSNQQNLGTIKCSNLCTEIIEYTSPTETAVCNLASIALPRYVREKGVPDESQPSKLVGSLGSKNRYFDFDKLAEVTALVTANLNKIIDVNYYPVETAKRSNLRHRPIGIGVQGLADAFILLGMSFDSPEAQQLNKDIFETIYYHALRASSELAKKEGPYETYVGSPVSKGIVQPDMWGVTPSNRWDWDALRRMIADNGIRNSLLVAPMPTASTSQILGNNECFEPYTSNIYSRRVLSGEFVVVNKHLLSDLTEMGLWSPNLKNRIIYESGSVQKMSEIPNELRDIYKTVWEIKQRTLVDMAVDRGCYIDQSQSLNIHMDQPNFGKLTSLHFHAWSKGLKTGMYYLRSRAAADAIKFTVDTSMLKEKVKQQDDDDTTKLAQMVCSLSNRDECMACGS from the exons ATGTTTGTGGTGAAGAGAGATGGTAGGCAAGAGCCGGTTCATTTCGATAAGATTACGGCTCGGTTGAAGAAACTGAGTTACGGTCTTAGTTTCGATCACTGTGATCCGGTGCTTGTTTCTCAGAAGGTTTGTGCTGGTGTTTATAAAGGCGTGACTACGAGTCAACTCGATGAATTGGCTGCTGAAACTGCTGCTGCTATGACCGCCAATCATCCTGATTACGCGTCG TTGGCTGCGAGAATTGTTGTTTCGAATCTGCATAAGAACACGAAGAAATCGTTTTCCGAGAC GATTAAAGATATGTATGATCATGTTAGCCAGAGATCAGGGCAGAAGGCTCCTCTTGTAGCTGATGATGTATTTGAAATAATTATGAAG AATGCTGCTCGACTGGACAGTGAGATAATTTATGACCGGGACTTTGACTATGATTACTTTGGTTTTAAAACCCTTGAGAGGTCCTACCTTTTAAAGATGCAAGGGAAGGTTGTTGAGAGACCACAACACATGCTGATGAGAGTTGCTGTTGGAATTCATAAGGATGATATTGATTCTGCTATCAAGACATATCATCTAATGTCCCAGAGATGGTTCACTCATGCATCTCCAACCCTTTTCAATGCAGGAACCCCCAGGCCCCAA TTGAGTAGCTGCTTCCTGATTTGTTTGAAGGATGACAGTATCGAAGGCATATATGAAACTTTGAAGGAATGTGCTGTAATCAGCAAATCAGCTGGAGGAATTGGTGTGTCGATCCATAATATCCGTGCTACTGGTAGTTACATCCGTGGAACAAATGGCACATCCAATGGCATTGTTCCAATGCTCCGTGTTTTTAATGACACTGCTCGTTATGTCGATCAAGGGGGTGGCAAGAGGAAAG GTGCTTTTGCTGCATATCTAGAGCCGTGGCATGCTGACATATATGAATTTCTGGACTTGAGGAAAAATCATGGAAAG GAAGAACATCGAGCCCGAGATTTATTTTATGCTCTTTGGATTCCTGATCTCTTTATGGAAAGGGTACAAACCAATGGTGAGTGGTCCTTGTTCTGTCCAAATGAAGCTCCGGGTTTGGCTGATTGTTGGGGTCAAGAGTTTGAGAACCTTTATACCCAATATGAAAGAGAG GGCAAAGCTAAGAAGGTTGTCCAGGCACAGACTTTATGGTTTGAAGTTCTGAAGTCCCAGATAGAAACTGGAACACCATATATGTTATTTAAG GATACCTGTAATAGAAAGAGCAACCAGCAAAACTTGGGAACGATTAAATGTTCCAACTTGTGTACTGAGATTATTGAGTACACGAGTCCAACAGAAACTGCTGTATGCAATCTGGCATCAATTGCTCTGCCTCGATATGTTAGAGAAAAG GGTGTCCCAGATGAATCCCAACCGTCAAAGCTTGTAGGCAGTCTAGGTTCCAAAAATCGATATTTTGATTTTGATAAACTAGCAGAG GTTACTGCCTTGGTTACTGCCAACCTTAACAAGATCATTGATGTTAATTATTACCCAGTTGAGACTGCTAAAAGGTCAAATTTAAGACACAGGCCCATTGGTATTGGTGTCCAAGGTCTCGCTGATGCATTCATTTTGCTTGGCATGTCATTTGATTCACCAGAG GCTCAGCAGCTGAATAAAGATATTTTTGAAACCATATACTATCATGCTCTAAGAGCTTCTTCTGAGTTGGCCAAAAAAGAGGGCCCTTATGAGACATATGTTGGAAGTCCAGTTAGTAAG GGTATTGTTCAACCAGACATGTGGGGTGTAACACCTTCAAACCGGTGGGACTGGGATGCTCTTCGGCGAATGATTGCAGATAATGGCATAAGAAATTCGCTTCTTGTTGCGCCTATGCCAACTGCATCAACCAGTCAGATTCTTGGAAACAATGAGTGCTTTGAGCCTTATACTTCCAATATTTATAGCCGCAGGGTTTTAAG TGGAGAATTTGTTGTGGTGAACAAGCATCTTCTTAGTGACTTGACTGAAATGGGTCTCTGGTCACCCAATCTTAAAAACAGGATCATCTATGAAAGTGGTTCTGTACAGAAAATGTCGGAAATTCCCAATGAACTTAGAGATATATACAA GACTGTATGGGAGATTAAGCAAAGAACTTTGGTTGATATGGCTGTCGATCGTGGATGCTATATTGATCAGAGTCAAAGCCTTAACATACATATGGACCAACCAAACTTTGGAAAGCTTACTTCTTTGCACTTCCATGCATGGTCCAAG GGTTTGAAGACGGGAATGTATTATCTGCGATCTCGTGCGGCAGCCGATGCCATCAAGTTTACTGTGGATACTTCCATGCTAAAG GAAAAGGTTAAGCAGCAAGATGATGATGATACCACCAAACTAGCACAGATGGTATGCTCCCTGAGCAATCGTGATGAGTGCATGGCTTGTGGAAGTTAG